From a single Peromyscus maniculatus bairdii isolate BWxNUB_F1_BW_parent chromosome 4, HU_Pman_BW_mat_3.1, whole genome shotgun sequence genomic region:
- the Il36a gene encoding interleukin-36 alpha, which translates to MLATDQGRQLSRETPWLRHMQDLSSRVWVLHNDILTAVPRKEQTVPVTVTLLPCQYLETLEKGRGDPMYLGLSKPERCLFCTKEGEQPVLRLKEGDIMELYRQREPVKASLFYQNKSGTTSTFESAAFPGWFIAVCSKGSCPLFLTQELGKTHITDFEMIMVH; encoded by the exons ATGTTGGCCACAGATCAAGGAAGAC AACTAAGCAGAGAGACACCTTGGCTAAGACATATGCAGGACCTTAGTAGTCGTGTGTGGGTTCTTCATAATGATATCCTCACTGCAGTCCCTAGGAAAGAACAAACGGTTCCGG TCACTGTCACGTTACTTCCATGCCAGTATCTGGAGACTCTTGAGAAGGGCAGGGGGGACCCCATGTATCTGGGACTGAGCAAGCCTGAACGCTGTCTGTTCTGCACAAAGGAAGGGGAGCAGCCCGTGCTGCGGCTCAAG GAAGGGGACATAATGGAACTGTACCGCCAAAGGGAACCTGTAAAAGCTTCCCTCTTCTACCAAAACAAGAGTGGTACCACCTCAACATTCGAGTCCGCAGCCTTCCCTGGTTGGTTCATCGCTGTCTGCTCCAAAGGAAGCTGTCCGCTCTTTCTGACCCAAGAACTGGGAAAAACCCACATCACTGACTTTGAGATGATTATGGTGCACTAA
- the LOC102928724 gene encoding interleukin-36 gamma isoform X1 — MIRSPGLSTKTLLARYQDKPTMENYPGDTRFGVRSSAQTGKVSDLNQQVWILRGQSLVAVPQNNNVTPVTIAVLPCKYPESLEQGKGIPIYLGIQNPDKCLFCEEVDGQPALQLKEENILDLYNNPEPVKPFLFYHTQTGTTSTFESVAFPGSFIASSKNGQPIFLTSEQGKYHNINFNLVLGP; from the exons ATGATTCGGTCTCCTGGACTTTCCACAAAGACTCTTCTTGCCAG GTACCAGGACAAACCTACTATGGAAAACTATCCAGGAGACACCAGATTTGGAG TAAGAAGCAGTGCTCAGACCGGGAAGGTGTCCGACTTGAACCAGCAGGTGTGGATCCTTCGTGGTCAGAGCCTTGTGGCAGTTCCACAGAACAACAACGTCACCCCAG TCACCATCGCTGTCCTCCCGTGCAAGTATCCAGAGTCTCTTGAGCAGGGCAAAGGGATTCCCATTTACCTAGGAATCCAGAATCCAGATAAATGCCTGTTTTGTGAGGAAGTTGATGGACAGCCCGCTTTGCAGCTCAAG GAGGAGAACATTTTGGATCTGTACAACAATCCTGAGCCCGTGAAACCCTTCCTGTTCTACCACACCCAGACCGGAACAACATCCACCTTTGAGTCCGTGGCTTTCCCTGGCAGTTTCATTGCCTCCTCCAAGAATGGCCAGCCCATCTTCCTCACGTCAGAACAGGGGAAATATCACAACATTAACTTCAATTTAGTTTTAGGGCCTTAA
- the LOC102928724 gene encoding interleukin-36 gamma isoform X2: protein MENYPGDTRFGVRSSAQTGKVSDLNQQVWILRGQSLVAVPQNNNVTPVTIAVLPCKYPESLEQGKGIPIYLGIQNPDKCLFCEEVDGQPALQLKEENILDLYNNPEPVKPFLFYHTQTGTTSTFESVAFPGSFIASSKNGQPIFLTSEQGKYHNINFNLVLGP, encoded by the exons ATGGAAAACTATCCAGGAGACACCAGATTTGGAG TAAGAAGCAGTGCTCAGACCGGGAAGGTGTCCGACTTGAACCAGCAGGTGTGGATCCTTCGTGGTCAGAGCCTTGTGGCAGTTCCACAGAACAACAACGTCACCCCAG TCACCATCGCTGTCCTCCCGTGCAAGTATCCAGAGTCTCTTGAGCAGGGCAAAGGGATTCCCATTTACCTAGGAATCCAGAATCCAGATAAATGCCTGTTTTGTGAGGAAGTTGATGGACAGCCCGCTTTGCAGCTCAAG GAGGAGAACATTTTGGATCTGTACAACAATCCTGAGCCCGTGAAACCCTTCCTGTTCTACCACACCCAGACCGGAACAACATCCACCTTTGAGTCCGTGGCTTTCCCTGGCAGTTTCATTGCCTCCTCCAAGAATGGCCAGCCCATCTTCCTCACGTCAGAACAGGGGAAATATCACAACATTAACTTCAATTTAGTTTTAGGGCCTTAA